From Flavobacterium alkalisoli, the proteins below share one genomic window:
- a CDS encoding endo-1,4-beta-xylanase has translation MIYTSKTIRKIVLITVAGLCSFSCKQSIEDNASGETFKDAFKDKFYIGVAINRRQAMQKNEKEATLIKQYFNSISPENDLKWENIHPAPGIYNFNPADTYVKTGMESDMFIIGHTLVWHSQTPDWVFTDDHENLLTREQLLERMKDHIDAVVTRYKGKIKGWDVVNEALNEDGSLRDSKWRTIIGDDYIEKAFEFAHAADPEAELYYNDYNLYKAEKRSGAIKIVNSLKEKGIPIKAVGEQGHYNLDRASLEDIEATIQDFIKAGVIVNFTELDISILPEANAEATADVANSEAYKEDLNPYVEGLPAEVEDHLAQRYGSIFKLFVKYEKHIDRITFWGLSDADTWLNNWPVRGRTNYPLPFNRDYTLKKEVTKAILDAAK, from the coding sequence ATGATATACACAAGTAAAACCATAAGGAAAATTGTTTTGATTACGGTTGCAGGTCTATGCTCATTTTCCTGTAAGCAGAGTATTGAGGATAATGCCAGTGGCGAGACCTTTAAAGATGCTTTTAAGGATAAATTCTACATAGGGGTAGCAATAAACCGTAGGCAGGCTATGCAAAAAAATGAAAAGGAAGCTACTCTTATAAAGCAATACTTTAACAGTATCAGCCCGGAGAACGATCTTAAATGGGAAAACATTCATCCTGCGCCGGGAATTTACAATTTTAATCCTGCGGATACGTATGTAAAAACAGGAATGGAATCGGATATGTTCATTATAGGGCATACTTTAGTTTGGCACTCGCAAACCCCCGACTGGGTATTTACCGATGATCATGAAAATCTACTCACCCGAGAGCAGTTACTTGAACGGATGAAAGATCATATAGATGCAGTAGTTACCCGATATAAAGGGAAGATAAAAGGATGGGATGTTGTTAATGAAGCCCTTAATGAAGATGGCTCTTTAAGAGATTCTAAATGGAGAACTATAATAGGGGATGACTATATAGAAAAGGCTTTTGAGTTTGCCCATGCGGCAGATCCTGAAGCTGAACTGTATTACAACGATTATAATTTATATAAGGCTGAAAAGCGAAGTGGTGCGATTAAGATAGTTAACAGCTTAAAGGAAAAAGGAATACCAATAAAGGCAGTAGGGGAACAGGGACATTATAACCTGGACAGAGCCTCTTTAGAGGATATTGAGGCTACAATACAGGATTTTATAAAAGCCGGAGTAATTGTTAATTTTACTGAGCTGGATATTTCTATATTGCCTGAAGCAAACGCTGAAGCTACAGCTGATGTAGCTAACTCTGAAGCATATAAAGAGGATCTTAATCCTTATGTTGAAGGATTACCTGCAGAAGTAGAAGACCATTTAGCACAACGCTACGGAAGTATATTTAAGTTATTCGTAAAATATGAAAAACATATTGACAGGATTACTTTTTGGGGCCTTTCTGATGCCGATACATGGTTAAATAACTGGCCGGTTAGGGGTAGAACCAATTACCCTTTACCTTTTAACAGGGACTATACCCTTAAAAAAGAGGTAACAAAAGCAATACTGGATGCTGCAAAATAA
- a CDS encoding alpha-glucuronidase family glycosyl hydrolase — MIPKFSRGFLFISILLFPFLLIANDGYDLWLNYRKIENKALLDKYNGAFNDYYIKGNSETLKAAENELKLAFSGLLGTEPKLLNSIENGCIVLATKNESVLKGHISAKDYDKLGNEGFIIKSVKINNRNCTLISANTDIGVLYGVFHFIKLIQTQQIADKLTITEVPRLDIRALNHWDNLDGSIERGYAGNSLWKWDELPNTIDKRYIDYARANASIGINATVLNNVNSNPKILTKDYLEKVKALADVFRPYGLKVYLSVSFTSPIKLGGLPTADPLNPQVIDWWEAKAKEIYTLIPDFGGFLVKANSEGQPGPQDYGRTHADGANMLAQALESYKGVVMWRAFVYNSDPEEDRVLQAYNSFKPLDSQFKDNVLVQIKNGPIDFQPREPFSPLFGAMPNTSLMMEFQITQEYLGFSNHLVFLSTLYEETLDSDTYAKGKGSTVSNVIEGKYSTKKLTGMAGVSNIGNSRNWCGHPFAQSNWYSLGRLAWNSETSSESIAEDWIRMTFSNNKDFIEPVKKMMLESRETTVDYMTPLGLNHIMAYNTHRGPGPWVDTAAQPNWKSTYYHRADSIGIGFDRTTGGSNAVSQYFPPVRDRFNSLETCPENLLLWFHHVSWKHKMKSGNTLWDEMCLHYYNGVDKVREMQSSWNKLKSFIDEERFIKVKQLLEEQEVEAVIWRNSCVLYFQTFSKMPIPEELEKPEKSLSYYIGLKLE; from the coding sequence ATGATACCAAAATTCTCAAGAGGATTTTTATTTATTTCAATCCTTTTATTTCCTTTTTTACTTATAGCTAATGATGGTTATGATCTTTGGCTCAACTATAGAAAAATTGAAAATAAAGCATTACTTGACAAATATAACGGAGCATTTAATGACTATTATATTAAAGGGAATTCCGAAACTTTAAAAGCAGCTGAAAATGAACTTAAACTTGCTTTTTCGGGATTACTAGGAACTGAGCCTAAACTTTTGAATTCCATTGAAAATGGATGCATAGTACTGGCAACAAAAAATGAGTCTGTACTTAAAGGGCATATCTCTGCAAAAGATTACGATAAATTAGGTAATGAAGGCTTTATAATCAAATCGGTTAAGATTAATAACAGGAACTGTACATTAATTAGCGCGAATACGGATATAGGTGTTTTATATGGTGTTTTTCATTTTATAAAGCTTATACAAACACAGCAAATAGCCGATAAACTAACTATTACTGAAGTTCCCAGGTTAGATATAAGGGCTTTAAATCATTGGGATAATCTTGATGGTAGTATAGAACGTGGCTATGCCGGTAATTCCTTATGGAAATGGGACGAATTACCTAATACAATTGATAAAAGATATATTGATTATGCAAGGGCAAATGCATCCATAGGAATTAATGCGACTGTGCTGAACAATGTAAACTCCAATCCTAAGATTTTAACTAAAGACTATCTTGAAAAAGTAAAGGCGCTCGCAGATGTTTTCAGACCCTACGGTTTAAAAGTATATCTGTCTGTTTCATTTACTTCTCCAATAAAACTGGGTGGTTTACCTACTGCCGACCCACTTAATCCACAAGTGATTGACTGGTGGGAAGCTAAAGCAAAAGAAATATATACGCTTATCCCGGATTTCGGAGGGTTTTTGGTAAAAGCAAATTCAGAAGGACAGCCGGGACCTCAGGACTATGGGCGTACTCATGCAGATGGAGCCAATATGTTGGCTCAAGCTTTAGAGTCTTATAAAGGGGTTGTAATGTGGAGGGCTTTTGTATACAATAGTGACCCCGAAGAAGACAGGGTTCTTCAGGCTTATAATAGTTTTAAACCTCTTGATAGTCAGTTTAAAGACAATGTACTTGTACAGATAAAAAACGGACCTATAGATTTTCAGCCACGTGAACCTTTTTCTCCGTTATTCGGCGCGATGCCAAATACTTCGCTTATGATGGAGTTCCAAATTACACAGGAATATTTAGGGTTCTCTAATCATTTGGTTTTTCTTTCCACTTTGTACGAAGAAACATTAGACTCGGACACTTATGCTAAAGGAAAGGGAAGTACTGTGAGTAACGTAATTGAAGGGAAATACTCCACTAAAAAGCTTACCGGTATGGCAGGGGTTTCCAATATTGGGAACAGCAGGAATTGGTGCGGACATCCTTTTGCACAATCTAACTGGTATAGTTTAGGGAGATTGGCATGGAATTCTGAAACATCGTCGGAAAGCATAGCTGAAGACTGGATTCGCATGACTTTTTCAAATAATAAAGATTTTATTGAGCCTGTAAAAAAGATGATGTTAGAATCCAGAGAAACTACAGTAGACTACATGACACCTTTGGGACTTAACCATATAATGGCCTATAACACACATAGAGGACCGGGGCCCTGGGTTGATACGGCAGCGCAACCCAACTGGAAATCCACCTATTATCATAGAGCAGATAGTATAGGCATTGGGTTTGACAGAACTACAGGTGGCTCTAATGCCGTGTCACAATATTTTCCTCCTGTAAGGGACAGGTTTAATTCTCTTGAAACATGTCCTGAAAATCTTTTATTATGGTTTCATCATGTTAGCTGGAAACATAAAATGAAGTCAGGAAATACTCTGTGGGATGAAATGTGTCTCCACTATTATAACGGTGTAGATAAAGTAAGGGAAATGCAGTCTTCCTGGAATAAACTAAAATCCTTTATTGATGAAGAGAGGTTTATTAAAGTAAAACAGCTACTTGAAGAGCAGGAAGTGGAAGCTGTGATTTGGAGAAACTCATGCGTACTTTATTTCCAGACTTTTTCTAAAATGCCTATTCCGGAAGAACTGGAAAAACCGGAAAAATCATTAAGCTATTATATCGGCCTAAAATTGGAATAG
- a CDS encoding glycosyl hydrolase 115 family protein codes for MKQIITFLIILVSLNVVAQEVIADSNNGMDFPVVTTEAATTVFYDKNEDSLVPVAVNLFTDDIERVTGKRPQQLTKINKEKNIIIIGTLEKCSFFKELEKNKKIDFSALRGEWDGYMIQVVKSPFKGVDSALIIAGSNKRGAAYGALELTKQMGVSPWYWWADVPVKKKEQIFIKSDVNINDAPKVKYRGIFINDEAPALSGWVEENYGKFNHEFYTKVFELLLRNKANYLWPAMWGRAFNDDDKLNPVLADKWGIVMGTSHHEPMLRAQAEWKRYGSGAWDYTKNEAVLKDFWRKGIKNMGSHESLVTIGMRGDGDEPMTEGTATALLERIVKDQRDIIEEVTGKSAEETPQVWALYKEVQDYYDKGMRVPDDVTLLLCDDNWGNLRKLPARNEKERKGGYGIYYHFDYVGGPRNYKWINTNNIARVWEQMHLAWEYNVKQIWIVNVGDIKPMEFPISFFLDYAWNPEKWTPDNLREYYTEWARGQFGDTDAKEIGIVLREYGQLASRRKPELVDKNTYSLENYDEAFRVVNEYKKLLEKAEKIENQLPKNYKDAYYQLVLHPIQANENLHRMYLAVALNEKYATQNNSKANAYADLAKELFIKDSLISKQYNKELSGGKWNHFMDQTHIGYTSWFDPKNNIMPSVSYVSDDSPIKPFIEITETIESSKEQAVMDTKTVFYEENGYVSINAENYSKANNTNGIEWKIIPDIGRTTSGVTPFPVTAPVQDPYSNGPSLEYTFYSYEDESVNIHTYFSPTLNFHNTEIGLRYAVSVDDSQPVILSINAEKGERAWAIWVANNIIIKETAFKELTSGKHTLKIWMVDPGIVLQKIILDFGGMKKSYLGPPETR; via the coding sequence ATGAAGCAAATTATAACCTTTTTAATAATCTTAGTTTCTTTAAATGTTGTTGCACAGGAAGTTATAGCCGATAGTAATAACGGAATGGATTTTCCGGTTGTTACAACAGAAGCTGCTACAACCGTATTTTATGATAAGAATGAAGATTCACTTGTGCCTGTAGCAGTAAACCTTTTTACAGATGATATTGAACGTGTAACAGGGAAAAGACCGCAACAGCTTACAAAGATTAATAAGGAAAAGAATATTATCATAATAGGTACTCTGGAAAAATGCAGTTTTTTTAAAGAACTTGAGAAAAATAAAAAAATAGATTTTTCCGCATTAAGAGGAGAGTGGGATGGATATATGATTCAGGTGGTTAAAAGTCCTTTTAAGGGCGTTGACAGCGCATTGATTATAGCCGGAAGCAATAAACGCGGTGCTGCTTATGGTGCTTTAGAACTGACAAAACAAATGGGAGTTTCTCCTTGGTATTGGTGGGCAGATGTACCGGTAAAGAAAAAAGAACAGATTTTTATAAAAAGCGACGTAAACATCAACGATGCTCCTAAGGTAAAGTATAGGGGGATATTCATCAACGATGAGGCTCCTGCATTGAGTGGTTGGGTGGAAGAGAACTACGGAAAGTTTAATCATGAGTTTTATACTAAAGTGTTTGAGCTTCTATTGAGAAACAAAGCCAATTACTTATGGCCTGCAATGTGGGGCAGGGCTTTTAATGATGACGATAAGCTTAACCCGGTTTTGGCCGATAAATGGGGTATTGTTATGGGGACATCCCATCACGAGCCAATGCTAAGGGCTCAGGCAGAATGGAAGCGATATGGAAGCGGAGCATGGGATTATACAAAAAATGAGGCAGTACTTAAAGACTTTTGGAGAAAGGGTATTAAGAATATGGGGTCTCATGAGAGTCTGGTAACCATAGGTATGCGTGGTGACGGAGATGAGCCCATGACAGAAGGTACAGCAACAGCGCTTTTAGAAAGAATAGTTAAAGACCAACGGGATATTATAGAAGAAGTGACGGGAAAGAGTGCAGAAGAGACACCTCAGGTTTGGGCACTTTATAAAGAGGTTCAGGATTATTATGACAAAGGGATGCGTGTTCCCGATGATGTTACGTTACTATTGTGTGATGATAATTGGGGAAACCTTCGAAAATTGCCAGCCAGAAATGAAAAGGAGCGAAAAGGAGGTTATGGCATTTATTATCATTTTGATTATGTGGGCGGACCAAGAAATTACAAATGGATTAATACCAATAATATAGCCAGGGTATGGGAACAAATGCATTTGGCATGGGAATATAATGTAAAGCAAATATGGATTGTAAATGTAGGCGATATAAAACCAATGGAGTTTCCTATTTCTTTCTTTCTGGATTATGCCTGGAATCCTGAGAAATGGACACCTGATAATTTAAGGGAGTATTATACGGAGTGGGCCAGAGGTCAGTTTGGAGACACCGATGCTAAGGAAATAGGAATTGTTCTGAGAGAATATGGCCAACTGGCTTCAAGAAGAAAACCTGAGTTAGTTGATAAAAACACATATAGTCTTGAAAATTATGATGAGGCTTTCAGGGTGGTTAATGAATACAAAAAGTTATTAGAAAAAGCAGAAAAAATTGAGAATCAGTTGCCAAAGAATTATAAAGATGCTTACTATCAGTTGGTTTTACACCCGATTCAAGCAAATGAAAATTTGCATAGAATGTATTTGGCAGTTGCCCTGAATGAAAAATATGCGACTCAAAACAATTCAAAAGCCAATGCTTATGCAGATTTAGCGAAAGAACTGTTTATAAAAGATTCCCTTATTTCCAAGCAATATAATAAAGAGCTGTCGGGAGGTAAATGGAATCATTTTATGGATCAGACACATATAGGTTACACTTCCTGGTTTGATCCTAAAAACAATATAATGCCATCGGTATCTTATGTTTCAGACGATTCACCGATTAAGCCTTTTATAGAGATTACTGAGACCATAGAATCCTCTAAAGAGCAAGCTGTAATGGATACTAAAACAGTTTTTTACGAAGAGAATGGCTATGTTTCCATTAATGCAGAAAACTACAGTAAAGCAAATAATACTAATGGCATTGAATGGAAAATTATCCCGGACATAGGACGCACTACATCTGGGGTCACTCCATTTCCTGTAACGGCTCCTGTTCAGGACCCTTATTCCAACGGACCTAGTTTGGAATATACTTTTTACAGCTATGAAGACGAATCGGTAAATATACACACCTATTTTTCTCCAACACTTAACTTCCATAATACTGAAATCGGATTACGTTATGCTGTTTCGGTAGATGACTCCCAACCTGTAATTCTTAGTATAAATGCAGAGAAAGGTGAGAGGGCATGGGCCATCTGGGTAGCAAACAATATCATCATTAAAGAAACCGCATTTAAGGAGCTTACATCCGGAAAACATACTCTTAAAATATGGATGGTAGATCCGGGTATTGTACTGCAAAAAATCATACTGGATTTTGGCGGTATGAAAAAAAGCTATTTAGGCCCTCCTGAAACCAGATAA
- a CDS encoding glycoside hydrolase family 3 C-terminal domain-containing protein produces the protein MKFNTLYIFLFFMYVNTGFSVFAQNHQYPFQDYNLTFEERVNDLVSRLTLEEKVSQMLNSSPAIERLGIPAYDWWNETLHGVARTPYNVTVYPQAIAMAATFDKEALYTMADFSATEGRAIYNIALETGQTKERYLGLTYWTPNINIFRDPRWGRGQETYGEDPFLTAQLGDAFVKGLQGNDSKYLKAAACAKHYAVHSGPEPLRHTFDVDVSPYELWDTYLPAFRQLVTESDVAGVMCAYNAFRTQPCCASNTLMIDILRNQWGFTGYVTSDCWAIDDFFKHHKTHPNAELASADAVFHGTDLECGTDVYLSLIQAVKNGEITEEQIDVSVKRLFMVRFRLGMFDPVSMVKYAQTPTSVLESKPHADHALKMARESIVLLKNENKALPLPKKLKKVVVLGPNADNKIAVLGNYNGTPSHITTVLQGIKGKLPEGCEVIFEKAVNFTDNTMLEYSNLNDQYSYEGKKGFKAEYYNNTLLEGTPIVKTEKSPDYNWQEGQTVINDIKAYNFSVRFITDFKPLADGPVVFELEADDGYRFIINGKTVIDAWNRNRWGAKTYELNVKKDSVYNLKIEYWQGTGKANVRFSTGKYINTSFENIADRYKDADVFIFAGGISPQLEGEEMEVNYPGFEGGDRTSILLPQIQTELMKALQKTGKPVIFVMMTGSAIATPWESENIPAIINCWYGGQAAGTALADILFGDYNPSGRLPVTFYKSDNDLPAFTDYSMANRTYRYFSGKPLYGFGYGLSYSSFAYEQLNISAKTNKGEGMEISVKITNTGKTQGDEVAQLYLINKNKEIKTALKTLKGFERVNLKSGESKTVIFKLTPEDLTYVTTDGELKPLYGELEIAVGGHQPGEPNKSTSNIITKTIYIK, from the coding sequence ATGAAATTTAATACACTTTATATATTCCTGTTCTTTATGTATGTAAATACCGGTTTTTCTGTTTTTGCACAGAATCATCAATATCCGTTTCAGGATTATAACTTAACTTTTGAGGAAAGAGTAAATGATCTTGTTAGCAGATTGACCCTTGAGGAGAAAGTATCACAAATGCTTAATTCTTCTCCTGCCATTGAACGTCTTGGAATTCCCGCATACGACTGGTGGAACGAAACACTTCACGGTGTGGCACGCACTCCCTATAATGTAACGGTATATCCTCAGGCTATAGCTATGGCTGCTACTTTCGACAAAGAAGCCCTTTATACCATGGCCGATTTTTCGGCTACAGAAGGAAGGGCTATATATAACATTGCACTGGAAACCGGACAAACCAAAGAGCGCTATCTGGGACTTACCTACTGGACTCCTAATATTAATATATTTAGGGATCCCCGCTGGGGTCGCGGACAGGAAACATATGGAGAAGATCCTTTTTTAACGGCACAGTTAGGTGATGCTTTTGTAAAAGGCCTGCAGGGTAATGACTCAAAATATCTTAAGGCTGCCGCCTGTGCCAAGCATTATGCTGTACATAGTGGCCCTGAGCCTCTTCGCCATACTTTTGATGTAGATGTTAGTCCGTACGAATTATGGGACACTTATCTGCCTGCTTTCAGACAACTCGTGACCGAATCTGATGTGGCAGGGGTTATGTGTGCTTATAATGCATTCAGAACGCAACCTTGTTGTGCCAGTAATACCTTAATGATTGATATTTTACGTAATCAGTGGGGTTTTACAGGATATGTCACTTCCGATTGTTGGGCAATCGATGACTTTTTTAAACATCATAAAACACATCCAAATGCTGAATTGGCATCGGCAGATGCTGTATTTCATGGTACTGACCTGGAATGTGGAACAGATGTATACCTCTCCCTGATACAGGCTGTAAAAAACGGAGAAATTACCGAAGAGCAAATAGATGTTTCCGTAAAAAGATTATTCATGGTCCGGTTTCGCTTAGGAATGTTCGACCCGGTATCTATGGTAAAATATGCACAAACACCAACATCTGTTTTGGAAAGTAAACCTCATGCAGATCATGCTCTAAAAATGGCAAGGGAATCTATAGTGCTGCTTAAGAATGAAAATAAAGCACTACCCTTACCTAAAAAACTAAAAAAAGTAGTGGTTTTGGGTCCAAATGCTGATAATAAAATAGCTGTACTAGGTAATTATAATGGTACTCCATCACACATTACTACTGTGTTGCAGGGAATTAAAGGAAAACTACCTGAAGGCTGCGAAGTGATTTTTGAAAAGGCAGTTAACTTTACAGACAATACTATGCTTGAGTACAGCAACCTTAACGACCAATATTCGTATGAAGGTAAAAAGGGATTTAAGGCTGAGTATTATAATAATACGCTTTTAGAAGGTACTCCTATTGTAAAAACGGAAAAAAGCCCTGATTATAACTGGCAGGAAGGACAAACTGTTATAAACGACATTAAAGCCTACAATTTTTCTGTACGTTTCATTACTGATTTTAAACCTCTGGCTGATGGACCGGTAGTGTTTGAACTGGAAGCAGATGACGGTTATCGATTTATTATAAATGGAAAGACAGTTATTGATGCGTGGAACAGAAACAGATGGGGAGCCAAAACTTATGAGTTGAATGTAAAAAAAGATTCTGTTTACAACTTAAAAATAGAATATTGGCAGGGAACAGGAAAAGCCAATGTAAGGTTCAGTACAGGTAAATATATCAATACCAGCTTTGAAAATATTGCCGATCGTTATAAGGATGCCGACGTTTTTATTTTTGCCGGAGGCATATCACCTCAACTGGAAGGTGAAGAGATGGAAGTAAACTATCCGGGATTTGAAGGCGGTGACCGTACCTCTATCCTACTCCCACAAATACAGACAGAACTAATGAAGGCATTGCAAAAAACTGGGAAACCAGTAATTTTTGTAATGATGACAGGGAGTGCCATCGCGACTCCATGGGAATCTGAAAACATACCTGCCATTATAAACTGTTGGTATGGCGGGCAGGCTGCCGGTACAGCTCTGGCTGATATTCTTTTTGGAGATTATAATCCTTCAGGCAGGTTACCAGTAACTTTTTACAAAAGTGACAATGACCTCCCTGCATTTACAGATTACAGCATGGCAAACCGTACCTATAGGTATTTTTCAGGTAAACCGCTATATGGCTTTGGTTACGGACTAAGTTATTCGTCTTTTGCTTATGAGCAGTTAAACATATCTGCAAAAACAAATAAAGGAGAAGGGATGGAGATATCAGTAAAGATAACTAACACAGGAAAAACACAGGGTGATGAAGTAGCTCAATTATACCTGATAAATAAAAATAAAGAAATAAAAACAGCCTTGAAAACCCTGAAAGGATTTGAAAGAGTTAACCTAAAATCGGGAGAATCTAAAACGGTAATCTTTAAGCTTACCCCAGAGGACCTTACTTATGTTACTACTGACGGGGAATTAAAGCCTTTGTATGGGGAATTGGAAATTGCTGTTGGTGGCCATCAACCGGGAGAACCTAATAAAAGTACCAGTAATATAATAACCAAAACGATTTATATAAAATAA
- a CDS encoding glycoside hydrolase family 43 protein, producing the protein MNRKIYILRSSIAIISAVSLITLTSCKEEKEKETHTDETKETTEKEFLTQPLVSHIYTADPSAHVFDGRIYIYPSHDIDAGIPENDNGDHFDMRDYHILSMDSIGGEVTDHGVALDIKDIPWAGRQLWAPDAAYKNGTYYLYFPVKDKDDIFRIGVATSKSPQGPFTPEKEPIKGSFSIDPAVFIDDDGTSYMYFGGIWGGQLQQWASGKFDANGSKTDLEDPNVPALSCKVVKLSDDMLQFDGPIQDVVINDSNGKPLLTSDHDRRFFEGSWMHKYNNKYYFTYSTGDTHYLAYATSDKPTGPFVYGGHFMNPVQGWTTHHSIVEINGKWYIFYHDTQLSGKTHLRNVKLTELTHNPDGSLGLINP; encoded by the coding sequence ATGAACAGAAAAATTTACATATTAAGATCATCCATAGCAATTATTTCGGCAGTTTCACTAATAACCCTTACTTCCTGTAAAGAAGAAAAAGAAAAAGAAACCCATACGGATGAAACAAAAGAGACAACAGAAAAAGAGTTTTTAACTCAGCCTTTAGTTTCTCATATTTATACAGCAGACCCCTCTGCACATGTGTTTGATGGCAGGATATATATTTACCCTTCTCATGATATTGATGCCGGTATCCCTGAAAATGATAATGGTGACCATTTTGATATGAGAGATTATCATATTTTATCAATGGATAGTATAGGAGGAGAAGTAACCGATCATGGCGTTGCTCTTGATATTAAGGATATTCCCTGGGCCGGACGTCAGTTATGGGCTCCCGATGCGGCATATAAAAACGGAACATATTACCTGTATTTTCCTGTAAAGGATAAAGATGATATATTTAGAATTGGAGTGGCAACCAGTAAATCTCCACAAGGTCCTTTTACGCCTGAAAAAGAGCCTATAAAAGGAAGTTTTAGTATAGATCCTGCTGTGTTTATTGATGACGATGGAACGTCTTATATGTATTTTGGAGGTATTTGGGGAGGCCAGTTGCAACAGTGGGCTTCTGGTAAGTTTGATGCAAATGGTTCAAAAACCGATTTAGAAGATCCAAACGTTCCTGCGCTGAGTTGTAAAGTTGTGAAACTTTCTGATGATATGCTGCAATTTGACGGACCGATACAGGATGTTGTTATAAATGACAGTAATGGTAAGCCGCTTCTTACTTCAGATCATGACAGAAGGTTTTTTGAAGGCTCGTGGATGCACAAATACAATAATAAATATTATTTTACTTATTCTACAGGAGACACCCATTATCTGGCTTATGCAACATCAGACAAGCCTACCGGACCATTTGTTTACGGAGGTCATTTTATGAACCCTGTACAGGGTTGGACAACACACCATTCAATTGTTGAGATTAACGGAAAATGGTATATCTTCTATCATGATACTCAACTGTCAGGCAAAACTCATCTGCGCAATGTAAAGTTGACGGAGCTGACTCATAATCCTGATGGTAGTTTAGGGTTAATTAATCCGTAA
- the xylA gene encoding xylose isomerase has translation MNTTNQVYFKTVDKIQFEGRDSDNPLAFKWYDENRIVAGKSLKEHFKFAMAYWHTLCNTGDDPFGPGTVRNSWNSKEDAIARAKDKMDAGFEFMEKLGLPYYCFHDVDLVDEAPTLAEFEQRVQAMVAYAKEKQKETGIKLLWGTSNLFSNPRYMNGASTNPDFDVVAYAGGQAKIAIDATIALNGEGYVFWGGREGYMSLLNTDMKREQEHLAMFLAMCRDYARNEGFKGSFFIEPKPMEPMKHQYDFDAATCIGFLNKFGLHDDFKLNIEVNHATLAGHTFEHELQVAANAGMLGSIDANRGDYQNGWDTDQFPIDIYEITQAMLVFLQNGGVKGGGINFDAKVRRNSIDYEDKFIAHISGMDTFARGLICADHILNNTKYSELKATRYMSFDSGNGAAFENGKLTLQNLSEIARESGNPKPKSGKQELFEQIIANAY, from the coding sequence ATGAACACTACAAATCAGGTTTATTTTAAAACTGTAGATAAAATACAGTTTGAAGGAAGAGATAGCGATAATCCGCTTGCTTTTAAATGGTATGATGAAAACCGAATAGTTGCCGGCAAATCACTTAAGGAGCATTTTAAATTTGCAATGGCCTATTGGCATACCCTGTGTAATACAGGCGATGACCCTTTTGGTCCGGGTACAGTAAGAAATTCATGGAATTCAAAGGAAGATGCCATAGCCCGGGCGAAAGATAAAATGGATGCAGGTTTTGAGTTTATGGAGAAACTTGGCCTGCCTTATTATTGTTTTCATGATGTTGATCTTGTTGATGAAGCTCCTACACTTGCAGAGTTTGAACAGCGTGTACAGGCAATGGTAGCTTATGCAAAAGAAAAACAAAAGGAAACAGGAATAAAACTGCTTTGGGGAACCAGTAACCTCTTTAGTAATCCGCGTTATATGAATGGGGCTTCAACAAATCCTGACTTTGATGTGGTTGCTTATGCCGGAGGGCAGGCTAAAATTGCTATAGATGCAACCATTGCTTTAAATGGTGAGGGATATGTGTTTTGGGGCGGCCGTGAAGGCTATATGAGTCTTTTAAATACCGATATGAAACGTGAGCAGGAACATTTAGCAATGTTTCTTGCTATGTGCAGGGATTATGCGCGCAATGAAGGTTTTAAAGGTTCTTTCTTTATTGAACCTAAACCAATGGAGCCTATGAAGCACCAGTATGATTTTGATGCGGCTACCTGTATAGGCTTTCTTAACAAATTTGGACTGCACGACGATTTTAAATTAAATATAGAGGTAAACCATGCTACACTGGCCGGGCATACCTTTGAACACGAGCTTCAGGTTGCTGCCAATGCAGGTATGTTAGGAAGTATTGATGCTAACAGGGGAGATTATCAAAACGGTTGGGATACCGACCAGTTTCCTATAGATATTTATGAGATAACCCAGGCGATGTTGGTGTTTTTACAAAATGGAGGAGTAAAAGGAGGCGGAATAAATTTTGACGCAAAAGTTCGCCGTAACTCAATAGATTATGAAGATAAGTTTATTGCTCATATAAGCGGTATGGATACTTTTGCAAGAGGGCTTATTTGTGCAGATCATATACTTAATAACACAAAATACAGCGAATTGAAAGCCACACGATATATGTCATTTGATAGCGGCAATGGCGCCGCATTTGAAAATGGTAAACTTACCCTTCAAAATCTTAGTGAAATAGCCCGTGAAAGTGGCAATCCTAAGCCAAAGAGTGGCAAACAGGAATTATTTGAGCAGATAATAGCAAACGCATATTAA